The Algoriphagus sanaruensis genome window below encodes:
- a CDS encoding lipase family protein encodes MQRFFWLAVLVITFLTMDSFAQLSPGFSAKEYADFLGITAAPVQDTAFTNGIPKNPSLVKIYESPIVGLENKWYLWVDQEKKKAWLNIRGTANTPTSWLANFYAAMIPAKGTLQIRDDYRFDYTLSPDPKAAVHVGWTLATGALAETLIPKMDSLYGSGYRDFIISGHSQGGAIAYLMTAYINYLKSQGRWTDPIRIKTYCSAAPKPGNLFFAYHYEFLTQGGWAFNVVNAADWVPEVPFSIQTIQDFNSTNPFTDASEFIKKQKFPQRLIFKKVYNRLNKPTRNAQRNFEKYLGFYAGKQVKKTLPSYQSPIYSPSNHFTRAGNFIVLQPNIEYWKRYPEEKEKVFKHHGLRPYYFLLKAQFEEDLK; translated from the coding sequence ATGCAAAGATTTTTCTGGTTAGCAGTATTAGTGATCACCTTCTTGACAATGGACTCTTTTGCTCAATTGTCTCCTGGTTTTTCTGCAAAAGAATATGCCGACTTTTTAGGGATTACAGCTGCTCCAGTTCAAGACACGGCATTTACAAACGGGATTCCAAAGAATCCAAGTCTGGTTAAAATTTATGAATCCCCCATCGTAGGCTTAGAAAACAAATGGTATCTGTGGGTAGATCAAGAGAAAAAAAAGGCTTGGTTGAATATAAGAGGTACTGCTAACACTCCCACTTCTTGGCTTGCAAACTTCTATGCCGCCATGATTCCTGCGAAAGGAACGCTTCAAATCAGAGATGATTATCGATTCGACTATACCTTAAGCCCAGATCCTAAAGCCGCAGTCCATGTTGGTTGGACCTTGGCAACCGGTGCATTAGCAGAAACCTTGATCCCGAAAATGGATTCACTTTACGGATCAGGTTATCGCGACTTTATCATTTCAGGCCATAGTCAAGGTGGTGCTATCGCCTACTTAATGACCGCATATATTAATTATTTAAAGTCTCAAGGTCGTTGGACTGACCCCATCCGAATAAAAACTTATTGTAGTGCTGCCCCCAAGCCAGGAAATTTATTTTTTGCCTACCATTACGAATTCCTAACCCAAGGCGGATGGGCTTTTAACGTTGTCAATGCAGCAGATTGGGTACCTGAAGTCCCGTTTTCAATTCAAACGATTCAAGATTTTAATTCCACCAATCCATTTACAGATGCTTCGGAATTCATTAAAAAACAGAAGTTTCCTCAGCGTTTGATTTTTAAAAAGGTTTACAATCGACTAAATAAACCGACTCGGAATGCCCAGCGGAATTTTGAAAAGTATTTGGGCTTTTATGCTGGAAAGCAAGTAAAAAAGACCTTACCTAGTTACCAATCCCCCATTTACAGCCCAAGTAATCACTTTACCAGAGCCGGTAACTTTATCGTATTGCAGCCTAATATCGAATATTGGAAACGATATCCTGAGGAAAAAGAAAAGGTCTTCAAACACCATGGTTTGAGACCTTATTATTTCCTACTTAAAGCCCAATTTGAGGAAGACCTTAAATAA
- a CDS encoding 1-acyl-sn-glycerol-3-phosphate acyltransferase, whose translation MMKLFSRFIFWISGWSLNANWPKGLKKAVLIAIPHTSNWDILYARAAFYLMDIPVRFTIKKEVMIGPLGWLLSGLGAIPIDRKRIPGGRKQTYTEAMTQMLAEADELVVMVTPEGTRSAVKKWKSGFYHTALGANVPVVIGYLDYKKKEAGIGPVIYPNGDMDGQIEEMKAFGRTVTGKHPEKGII comes from the coding sequence ATGATGAAATTATTTTCCAGATTTATTTTCTGGATTTCAGGGTGGAGTCTCAATGCCAACTGGCCAAAAGGACTGAAGAAGGCAGTTTTAATTGCGATCCCACATACTTCCAATTGGGATATTTTATACGCCCGTGCGGCATTCTATTTAATGGATATTCCGGTTAGGTTTACGATCAAAAAAGAAGTAATGATTGGTCCTTTAGGATGGTTGTTATCAGGTCTTGGAGCAATTCCTATCGATAGGAAGAGGATTCCCGGAGGTAGAAAACAAACTTATACCGAAGCCATGACTCAGATGTTGGCTGAGGCAGATGAGTTGGTGGTAATGGTGACTCCAGAGGGAACAAGAAGTGCTGTAAAAAAATGGAAATCAGGATTTTATCATACAGCTCTTGGAGCAAACGTTCCTGTGGTGATTGGGTATTTGGACTACAAGAAAAAAGAGGCAGGAATTGGTCCAGTAATTTATCCGAATGGGGATATGGATGGACAAATTGAAGAAATGAAAGCTTTTGGCCGTACTGTAACTGGTAAGCATCCCGAAAAGGGAATTATTTAA
- a CDS encoding patatin-like phospholipase family protein produces MNYNPKIGLALSGGGVRGISHLGVLKALDEVGIILTKVSGSSAGAIAGSMYCQGYSPEEILRIILDTNYFKFLRPAISWKGILKLESVGDLFKQYLKHDDFSKLKIPLAVAATDIKKGKVVYFDEGELIRPIMASACIPGMFEPIQIGNKYLVDGGVLNNLPVEPLEGICEVLIGVNCNHLPEESNIRNMKNLIERSVIMTMNFNVYSRKSKCDYFIESPGLGKYGVFDIKKAPDLFQAGYEQAMKIIEENPSLRSLGNSALNKNT; encoded by the coding sequence ATGAATTATAATCCTAAAATTGGTTTGGCCCTTTCAGGTGGTGGAGTCCGTGGGATTTCTCATTTGGGAGTATTGAAAGCTTTAGATGAGGTTGGAATCATTCTGACAAAAGTTTCTGGAAGTTCCGCAGGAGCAATTGCTGGCTCAATGTATTGTCAAGGATATTCTCCCGAGGAAATTCTCAGGATTATTCTTGATACCAATTATTTCAAATTTCTTCGACCAGCTATCTCTTGGAAAGGGATTTTAAAATTGGAATCAGTAGGAGATTTGTTTAAGCAATACCTAAAACATGATGATTTTTCTAAACTTAAGATTCCTCTTGCTGTAGCTGCCACTGATATTAAAAAAGGAAAAGTTGTCTATTTCGATGAGGGGGAATTGATTCGTCCTATTATGGCTTCGGCCTGCATTCCTGGAATGTTTGAGCCGATCCAAATTGGAAATAAATATTTGGTAGATGGTGGAGTTTTAAATAATCTCCCTGTTGAGCCACTGGAAGGAATTTGTGAGGTATTGATTGGTGTAAATTGCAATCATCTCCCGGAGGAAAGTAATATACGCAACATGAAAAATCTGATCGAACGATCAGTGATCATGACTATGAACTTTAATGTATACTCCAGAAAATCGAAGTGTGATTACTTTATTGAATCACCAGGACTAGGAAAATATGGGGTGTTTGATATTAAAAAAGCACCAGATCTTTTTCAGGCTGGATATGAACAAGCGATGAAAATAATAGAGGAAAACCCAAGTTTAAGAAGTTTGGGCAATTCTGCTTTAAACAAGAATACATAA
- a CDS encoding MBL fold metallo-hydrolase, with product MQLFTVNTGFFKLDGGAMFGVVPKSLWSRTNPSDENNLCSWAMRSLLAVDGNRVVLIDNGIGDKQDAKFFSHYYLHGDDSLAGSLKNLGVHPTDVTDMFLTHLHFDHCGGGIKYGSHGQYELTFPRATYWSNQDHWHWATQPNPREKASFLEENIIPMQDHGVVKFIDLDQKSLFEGFDILTADGHTDKQMLPKIQYKGHTVVFMADLLPSVGHIPLPYVMGYDTRPLITMREKQAFLEEAAREKYVLFLEHDPVNECCTVKMTEKGVRLDQTFRLDEL from the coding sequence ATGCAATTATTTACCGTAAATACTGGATTTTTCAAGCTTGATGGAGGGGCGATGTTTGGAGTCGTTCCTAAATCTCTTTGGTCACGAACTAATCCCTCAGATGAAAACAACCTTTGTTCCTGGGCAATGAGGAGCCTTTTAGCAGTAGATGGTAACCGTGTGGTACTTATTGACAATGGAATTGGGGATAAGCAGGACGCAAAGTTTTTCTCCCATTATTACCTCCATGGAGATGACTCTTTAGCAGGATCTTTGAAAAATTTGGGTGTCCATCCGACTGATGTTACGGATATGTTTTTGACTCATTTGCATTTTGATCATTGTGGGGGAGGAATTAAATATGGTTCTCATGGGCAATATGAATTGACATTTCCTCGAGCTACCTATTGGTCAAATCAGGATCATTGGCATTGGGCCACTCAACCGAATCCAAGAGAGAAAGCCTCTTTTTTGGAGGAAAACATCATACCCATGCAGGACCATGGCGTAGTCAAGTTTATTGATTTGGATCAGAAATCACTTTTTGAGGGATTTGATATCCTGACGGCAGATGGGCACACAGATAAACAGATGTTGCCTAAAATTCAGTATAAAGGGCACACGGTGGTATTTATGGCTGATTTGCTCCCGTCTGTTGGACATATTCCGCTTCCCTATGTGATGGGATACGATACCCGTCCTTTGATCACAATGCGTGAAAAACAGGCGTTTCTTGAAGAGGCAGCCCGCGAAAAATATGTCCTCTTCCTTGAGCATGACCCAGTCAATGAATGCTGTACCGTGAAAATGACAGAAAAGGGAGTTCGATTGGATCAAACCTTCCGTTTAGATGAATTATAA
- a CDS encoding acetyl-CoA carboxylase carboxyltransferase subunit alpha, producing MVLEFEKPIADLEQKLQEMKDLALGRNIDLSADIASLEEKILALKKETFENLTRWQRVQLSRHADRPYALDYIYEITNDFIELHGDRTVKDDKAMVGGLGDIDGRTVMFIGQQKGRNTKQRQERNFGMANPEGYRKALRLMKMAEKFGKPIVTLIDTPGAFPGLEAEERGQGEAIARNLKEMFMLKVPVICIIIGEGASGGALGIAIGDKVFMLENTWYSVISPESCSSILWRSWDYKEQAAEALKLTAKDMKSNGLVDDIIPEPLGGAHKDLKGMAKTIKEVILQSLKELDKLKVEKRIEQRIDKFCAMGVVVE from the coding sequence ATGGTATTAGAATTTGAAAAACCCATTGCTGATTTAGAGCAAAAGCTTCAAGAGATGAAAGATTTGGCCCTAGGCCGAAATATTGATTTAAGTGCTGATATAGCCTCTCTGGAAGAAAAAATCCTAGCCTTGAAAAAAGAAACATTTGAAAATTTGACTAGGTGGCAGCGCGTGCAGCTATCTAGACACGCAGATCGACCCTATGCTTTGGATTACATCTATGAGATCACCAATGATTTCATTGAGTTACATGGAGATAGGACTGTAAAAGACGATAAAGCCATGGTCGGAGGACTAGGTGATATTGATGGTAGAACAGTCATGTTTATCGGTCAGCAAAAAGGTAGAAATACAAAACAAAGACAAGAACGAAACTTCGGGATGGCAAATCCTGAGGGGTACCGCAAGGCACTTCGATTGATGAAAATGGCGGAAAAATTTGGAAAGCCGATTGTTACTTTGATTGATACTCCAGGAGCATTTCCAGGCTTGGAGGCAGAGGAGCGAGGTCAAGGTGAGGCCATTGCCAGAAACTTGAAAGAAATGTTTATGCTCAAAGTGCCTGTCATCTGTATCATCATTGGTGAAGGTGCATCAGGTGGAGCACTAGGTATTGCTATCGGAGATAAAGTCTTCATGTTGGAGAATACCTGGTATTCGGTCATTTCTCCAGAGTCCTGTTCTTCCATTCTTTGGAGGTCTTGGGACTACAAAGAACAAGCAGCAGAAGCTTTAAAATTGACTGCTAAGGATATGAAATCCAATGGTCTAGTCGATGATATTATTCCAGAGCCACTTGGTGGAGCTCATAAAGACTTGAAAGGAATGGCAAAAACCATTAAAGAAGTCATCCTCCAATCTTTGAAAGAATTGGATAAATTAAAAGTGGAGAAGCGAATCGAGCAGCGTATTGATAAATTCTGTGCGATGGGGGTAGTTGTGGAATAA
- a CDS encoding 6-phosphogluconolactonase codes for MNFHYCQDFQSMSEMGFEIVRKAIESNPNLFFCVASGGSPSGLYHLMSEHKKSQPEFCETLRIVKLDEWGGLEKGSTFTSELDVQTKFIQPLAISNECYWTIDPFTDTPEEDCQAMRSQIQSQGPIDICILGIGVNGHIALNEPGEVLNSDFHVCQLAESTLNNGMLKTLKQPPTFGMTMGVGEILKSKMILLFIAGSGKKEAFARLQKKEISTQFPASLLWLHPNAHVLIDQNAI; via the coding sequence ATGAATTTCCACTATTGCCAAGATTTTCAATCCATGAGCGAAATGGGTTTTGAAATCGTCAGAAAAGCTATTGAAAGTAATCCAAACCTCTTTTTCTGCGTTGCGAGTGGTGGTTCTCCATCAGGTTTGTATCATTTAATGAGCGAACATAAAAAGTCCCAACCTGAATTTTGCGAAACTCTGCGGATTGTCAAATTGGATGAATGGGGAGGTTTGGAAAAAGGCTCCACCTTCACCTCAGAATTGGATGTTCAAACTAAATTCATTCAGCCACTGGCTATTTCAAATGAGTGCTATTGGACAATTGATCCATTTACTGATACTCCTGAAGAAGATTGTCAAGCGATGCGATCTCAGATTCAGAGTCAAGGTCCAATAGATATTTGCATTTTGGGAATAGGAGTAAATGGGCATATTGCGCTAAATGAACCTGGAGAGGTATTGAATTCGGATTTCCATGTTTGTCAATTGGCTGAATCTACTTTGAATAACGGGATGTTAAAAACCTTAAAACAGCCTCCAACTTTTGGAATGACCATGGGTGTTGGTGAAATTTTGAAATCAAAAATGATTCTATTGTTTATTGCTGGGTCTGGAAAAAAGGAAGCTTTTGCTCGACTTCAGAAAAAGGAAATTTCAACTCAATTCCCGGCTTCACTTTTATGGTTGCATCCAAATGCGCATGTTTTGATAGATCAGAATGCGATTTGA